In Oceanidesulfovibrio indonesiensis, one DNA window encodes the following:
- a CDS encoding DNA primase family protein, translating to MDVKKEVEQAVAEERAAHQQQPEQAEPSPGQDTRPRDKAYYDQLRKDFDDNHMGDARRFSERFDGKLAYDNIQGRWFMYNQTHWKQDRGHVHKHKVTEIADDYKALSFQMIQRIKEEKAKPEFQALNKGDQKDHLRPLLANQKAYESRAKEIKDPTRINKVLDLSSVAAPGYLGVIGKEWNQDPHLFACGNKVLDLQSGKALDPNPKFYINRASTIEWAGLQAESELWDSFLGQVFNADQELIDYIQKCVGYWMTGLMTHQEFYCLWGPQGRNGKGVFFRTLRMVMGSYFQMIPSKYLLDEKSLQNTDKPDQHLVTLEHTRLACASEAPKRAKFSEGAIKQLSGGDPITCRGMYSLDVTEYIPKFKILFATNRVPSVNGDDKAFQERLRIIKFPCTFKHGAEPDPDAKIYPMDPQLEQKLHTRENLQGILAWAVRGAVEFLASGTLTPPESVFSDTRSFMEDNDFIGEFIRECLEVHPDAPSTNTPKEQKTQMKHIYEVFRKWSMEEKAVPENKVWSMRALGSDFGNRTDIHRVSPQNLVFYNITIKPAWRPSDIPQF from the coding sequence ATGGACGTTAAGAAAGAAGTGGAACAGGCCGTCGCAGAGGAGCGGGCGGCGCATCAGCAGCAGCCCGAACAGGCAGAGCCGTCCCCTGGCCAGGATACCAGGCCCAGGGACAAGGCCTACTATGATCAGCTGCGGAAAGACTTTGACGACAACCACATGGGGGACGCCCGCCGGTTCTCGGAACGGTTCGACGGCAAGCTGGCCTACGACAACATCCAGGGCCGGTGGTTCATGTACAACCAGACGCACTGGAAGCAGGATCGCGGGCATGTGCACAAGCACAAGGTGACCGAGATCGCCGACGACTACAAAGCACTGTCGTTTCAGATGATCCAGAGGATCAAGGAGGAAAAGGCAAAACCTGAATTCCAGGCATTGAACAAAGGAGACCAGAAAGACCACCTCCGGCCGCTGCTGGCAAACCAGAAAGCATACGAATCTCGAGCCAAGGAGATCAAAGATCCGACCCGGATCAACAAGGTCCTGGATTTGTCCAGCGTGGCGGCGCCGGGATACCTGGGAGTCATCGGCAAAGAGTGGAATCAGGATCCGCACCTCTTCGCATGCGGCAACAAGGTTCTGGATCTGCAGTCCGGAAAGGCTCTGGACCCGAACCCGAAGTTCTACATCAACCGCGCATCCACAATCGAATGGGCTGGGCTGCAGGCTGAAAGCGAGCTCTGGGACAGCTTCCTTGGCCAGGTTTTCAACGCCGATCAAGAGCTGATCGACTACATACAGAAATGCGTCGGCTACTGGATGACCGGGCTGATGACGCATCAGGAGTTCTATTGCCTCTGGGGGCCCCAGGGCAGAAATGGAAAGGGCGTCTTCTTTCGCACGCTGCGCATGGTCATGGGCAGCTACTTCCAGATGATTCCCAGCAAGTACCTGCTGGACGAGAAAAGTCTCCAGAACACGGACAAGCCGGATCAGCACCTGGTCACGCTCGAACACACCAGGCTTGCGTGCGCCTCGGAGGCTCCCAAGAGGGCCAAGTTTTCCGAAGGCGCCATCAAGCAGCTCTCGGGCGGCGACCCCATCACATGCCGCGGGATGTATTCCCTCGATGTCACCGAATACATTCCGAAGTTCAAGATCCTGTTCGCGACCAACCGGGTTCCGTCCGTGAACGGTGATGACAAGGCCTTCCAGGAACGCCTCCGGATCATCAAATTCCCATGCACCTTCAAGCATGGAGCCGAACCGGATCCGGACGCCAAGATCTATCCGATGGATCCGCAGCTCGAGCAGAAGCTCCACACCAGGGAGAACCTCCAGGGGATCCTGGCCTGGGCGGTGCGCGGAGCGGTCGAGTTCCTTGCATCCGGAACGCTCACCCCGCCAGAGTCCGTATTCTCCGACACCAGGTCTTTCATGGAGGACAACGACTTCATAGGCGAATTCATCCGGGAGTGCCTTGAAGTGCATCCGGACGCGCCGTCCACGAACACCCCGAAAGAGCAGAAGACCCAGATGAAGCACATCTACGAGGTCTTCCGGAAGTGGTCCATGGAAGAGAAGGCCGTCCCCGAAAACAAGGTCTGGTCGATGAGGGCGCTGGGCAGCGACTTCGGAAACAGGACAGACATCCACCGGGTAAGCCCGCAGAACCTGGTCTTCTACAACATCACCATCAAGCCGGCGTGGCGACCGTCGGACATCCCTCAATTCTGA
- a CDS encoding terminase gpA endonuclease subunit, whose amino-acid sequence MLAAPPISLYPGEVQVLQSRPWKSTADFASEDFVLVTGPYAGQTYRHDLYPYGRWIMDLWDLPSVRTVLIAAPSQTGKTTIAYACLCSEISRNPSSAGIGMPDQGTMERIFDEKLGPHFRRSRALKELLSTDRQSALQKGKILTKFGAVYGMYAGSDASASSVTLRLLGVDEEDAYLDRQAVHRMLERTLSYEDEAKVLRFSKVRGNERQSTIWRDMKAEAQVIYQPRAACPNCGQLQIMAFERIKVPGKMRDPKQILQQRAAYYECEGCAMRWNDHHRNLAVQRGDLHAEHDVPNPTAVGVIIPSWYSRTVSLSKVMADWFTALERGTPADMQAFDNSHPSRPYQVVTFDTPEDQIRKMIQHDRAPRIVPAEAVALTMGVDSQKSSYFFVVRAWARSGESWLIDYGELPNKDALDTQRTRSAYPVEGRDDVLMPVWRTAIDFGGTRDESHMEGWSRSEEVKLMVLEADDESFFAVKGASRKQDVVVRRSETGVHRDVPKEYQQNITIYTLDTVDLKDLIFLVRLRPDSLQPMWLHREVGDDYMRQLSSEKREVDGKGNATWVQKKAANHLLDCEVYAAACAHPDWTPALQLLAEPHYRSAAPQRQTDPEPAVSRSPLSGRVLNPNFRRF is encoded by the coding sequence ATGTTAGCGGCTCCGCCCATCTCGCTTTACCCCGGAGAAGTCCAGGTCCTTCAGTCCCGCCCCTGGAAATCCACTGCGGATTTCGCTTCGGAAGACTTTGTCCTGGTGACTGGCCCGTACGCCGGGCAGACGTACAGGCATGACCTCTATCCGTACGGCCGGTGGATAATGGACCTCTGGGACCTGCCTTCCGTGCGGACCGTCCTCATCGCGGCGCCTTCGCAGACGGGCAAGACCACCATCGCATACGCCTGCCTCTGCTCGGAGATCAGCCGCAACCCTTCGTCAGCCGGCATCGGCATGCCCGACCAGGGCACCATGGAGCGAATCTTTGACGAAAAGCTCGGCCCGCACTTCAGGCGGAGCAGGGCGCTGAAAGAGCTGCTGTCCACGGACAGGCAGAGCGCTCTGCAGAAAGGGAAGATCCTGACCAAGTTCGGCGCAGTCTACGGCATGTACGCGGGATCCGACGCGTCGGCTTCGTCCGTGACTCTTCGCCTGCTGGGCGTCGATGAAGAGGACGCATACCTCGACCGCCAGGCCGTGCACCGCATGCTCGAGCGGACCCTGTCCTACGAGGATGAAGCCAAAGTGCTGCGGTTTTCCAAAGTGCGCGGGAACGAGCGGCAGTCCACCATCTGGCGTGACATGAAGGCGGAAGCCCAGGTCATCTACCAGCCCAGGGCGGCATGTCCGAACTGCGGCCAGTTGCAGATTATGGCCTTCGAGCGGATCAAGGTTCCCGGCAAGATGCGCGACCCCAAGCAGATCCTCCAGCAGCGCGCGGCCTACTACGAGTGCGAGGGCTGCGCCATGCGATGGAACGACCACCACCGGAACCTGGCCGTCCAGCGCGGCGATCTGCATGCGGAACACGACGTGCCCAACCCCACGGCCGTGGGGGTGATTATCCCTTCATGGTACAGCCGCACGGTTTCCCTCAGCAAGGTAATGGCCGATTGGTTCACGGCGCTGGAGCGGGGCACTCCTGCGGACATGCAGGCGTTCGACAACTCGCATCCCTCCAGGCCCTACCAGGTGGTCACGTTCGATACCCCGGAAGACCAGATCAGGAAGATGATTCAGCATGACAGGGCGCCGCGCATCGTACCGGCCGAAGCCGTCGCGCTGACCATGGGCGTGGACAGCCAGAAGTCCAGCTACTTCTTTGTGGTCCGCGCCTGGGCTCGCTCCGGGGAATCCTGGCTGATCGACTACGGGGAACTGCCGAACAAGGATGCTCTGGACACGCAGCGCACCAGGTCGGCCTACCCCGTGGAAGGGCGCGACGATGTGCTCATGCCTGTCTGGCGCACCGCCATCGATTTTGGCGGCACACGGGATGAATCGCACATGGAAGGGTGGTCCAGGTCCGAAGAGGTCAAGCTGATGGTTCTGGAGGCGGACGATGAAAGTTTCTTCGCGGTCAAAGGCGCATCGCGCAAGCAGGACGTGGTGGTCCGGCGATCAGAAACCGGCGTCCACCGCGACGTGCCCAAGGAGTACCAGCAGAACATCACGATCTACACGCTGGACACTGTCGACCTGAAAGACCTGATCTTCCTTGTTCGTCTGCGGCCGGACTCGCTCCAGCCCATGTGGCTGCACAGGGAGGTCGGTGACGACTACATGCGGCAGCTGAGCAGCGAAAAGCGCGAGGTGGACGGCAAGGGCAATGCGACCTGGGTGCAGAAGAAAGCCGCGAACCACCTCTTAGACTGCGAGGTCTACGCCGCAGCCTGCGCGCATCCCGACTGGACGCCGGCCCTGCAACTGCTGGCCGAACCCCATTACCGCAGCGCAGCGCCACAGAGACAGACGGATCCAGAGCCGGCCGTTTCCAGATCGCCTCTGTCTGGCCGCGTACTCAACCCGAACTTCCGGAGGTTCTGA
- a CDS encoding DNA adenine methylase produces MGLTNSPLRYPGGKSSLAPFLADVVRLNGVEGGTYIEPYGGGAGAALSLLFGGLVRQIVINDFDHVIAAFWNSLLYNTDRFLNKIATVALDIDEWNRQKEILTKRIGSHFDLGFAAFYLNRCNRSGILSAGPIGGKFQNGNYTIGARFNREMLIDKVERIASHRDSIIIREDDAIDLLQQFVPTLPGPKFIYLDPPYYEKGQQLYLNAYDHEDHENLAWHLTSARKDELWVLTYDDTPEIRELYRSGMVSNYSLNYFAHHAKKGHELLITPPGLKLPNEVTVNYGLA; encoded by the coding sequence ATGGGACTCACAAATAGTCCACTAAGGTATCCTGGTGGAAAATCATCGCTCGCACCTTTTTTGGCGGATGTTGTCAGGCTAAACGGAGTCGAGGGCGGTACTTATATTGAACCGTATGGGGGTGGGGCTGGGGCTGCTCTGTCATTGCTCTTTGGCGGCCTTGTCCGACAGATTGTTATTAATGACTTTGATCATGTGATAGCTGCATTTTGGAATTCACTTCTTTACAATACAGATAGATTTCTCAATAAGATTGCGACAGTTGCTTTGGATATTGATGAATGGAATCGCCAAAAAGAGATTCTTACAAAAAGAATTGGCTCGCATTTTGATTTGGGTTTTGCCGCCTTTTATCTAAATAGATGCAACAGATCTGGGATACTGAGTGCAGGGCCAATAGGGGGAAAGTTTCAAAATGGAAATTATACTATAGGTGCTCGTTTTAATAGGGAGATGTTGATAGATAAGGTAGAACGTATTGCAAGTCATAGAGATAGCATTATTATCCGCGAGGATGATGCAATCGACTTGTTACAGCAGTTCGTCCCAACACTGCCTGGACCCAAGTTCATTTACCTCGATCCTCCATATTACGAAAAGGGTCAACAGTTGTATTTAAATGCTTACGACCACGAAGATCATGAAAATTTAGCTTGGCATCTTACATCGGCCCGCAAGGATGAGCTTTGGGTACTTACGTATGACGATACGCCCGAGATACGTGAGCTTTATCGCAGTGGAATGGTTTCGAATTACTCGCTAAATTACTTTGCTCATCACGCAAAAAAGGGGCATGAACTATTGATCACTCCCCCGGGGCTTAAACTTCCGAATGAAGTTACTGTTAATTATGGCTTGGCATAG